The nucleotide sequence GAACTGACTTGGGATAGGGATGAAATGCTCGAAAAGAGATAGTAATGGAAATGTTTATGATGGATAGAAGCCAGAAATCTTGCACTTACTTCAATGTACAGGCTTTTAGGAGGTTTGATGTCCTGTGTGAGGTCCagcccctcctctcctcctacTGACCTCATGTAGGTAGCCAGAGACTTTTTGTACCGATTGAACCACTCCACCTGTGGGCATGAACAGGGGTGTACCCACAGACAATGAATACACAAGTATTTACAGAAAGACATGTAAAAACATCATGTTTATAGTGGGGGGAAGACTACCCTGTTTTGATTGTACTAAATAATCCATCAGGAGGAATATGTGGGAAGAGTGGAAGAGTTTGAAACGAGGCTGACTCACTTCCTCAGCTGACATGTGGAACTGGATGGTGTTGGGCAGAACGCTGCCATACTCCCACCTCAGCGCTCGGATCCGTAGCAACCGGTCATACCTAGGGGAAGAAATGGGGTAAACCCAACACCTCTGCTGAGGTGAGTGCTGGCAACATCCCCAGGCCAGAGGGACAGTGACAATCCAGTAATCTAAACTTTtaaagagcaggaggaagcagagcctTCTCTTTGCGGTGGTACCAGCAACGAAAACAAGGAGAACCAGTTCCACAGCTGCCTTGCTGCTCGTGGAAAAGCCACCTGCCCGGCCCGAGAGTCCCGACCCTGTTCCTGGGGACGCCGTGCCGCCAGGGATGAGCCCAGGGGAGGCGCCCACCCCCCGCCGCACTCACAGGTACGCCAGGAGGCAGCGCTGGTTGcggagcaggcagcagtgccgGAAACGGATGAGGAAAATCAGGTCCGTCCGTCCCGCCTTCGCTTCGGACCTGGGAGatgaggggaaggagaaagaggagtAGGAGGAGCTGCGGACGGGGGAGCGCCGCCCGTGCTGTGCGGGACGCGCCGCGAGCAGCGCCCAACTCACTCACACGTCCGCCTGGTTCCGCTCGTACAGCGTCCGCATCTCCTCCAGCGCCTGCCGCAGCTCCTCCGTCTGCAACAGCGGGCACAGTCAGGGAGTGAGGGCCGCCGGCGGGGCCCACCCGGTGTTCCCGGTGCTCACCCGGAAGGGCGGGAGGTGCCCGCCGGCGGGGCCCACCCGGTGTTCCCGGTGCTCACCCGGAAGGGCGGGAGGTGCCCGCCGGCGGCGCGGTGCAGCTCCCGCACCAGGTCCATGCCCCGCTCCGCCGCCATCGCGCCCGGCCGCGCGCGCGGGAAACCCGGCCGCACGCCAGCCAATGGGGGCACGGGCGGGGCCGACGGCAGCCAATGGGATGTGAAGGGCGGTGCTtagcggcggggccgcgccccCGCCGTTCCCTGCGCTGAGCTGCGCCGGTCTCGGCTGCCGCGGTGACCCGGCTGCGGCTCTCGGCCGCCGCCGTGACACTCTTGGGGTCACGCTGAGAGCCCCGAGGGGCTGCAGCAAAAACTGGAATTTTTACCGCTTACTTGCCTCTAGCAAGCCTGTTTCCCCCAGTTCTCTGGGTCGTTCGCAGGCTGCCGCACCGCGCTGCCTTTGGCAGTCTCCTCCCcatgctcccccagccctccccagcccttcccattTCCCCCTTTTGACAGCCTTCCAACCCAGAGCATGCCGAAagtaaagggagaaaaagacaaaaaagagatGGGTACGTTTGCGGACAGGATGGGAATTTTTTTAGCACTCGAAGACCTGGATAGAGACTCAATAACCCAGGACCACAGCTTGTCCTGCtccagaaatttctttttctctggccACGTGTTTCTTATGGTTACTGACATAAAAAGCGAGCAGCGTTTCCTGTGCAACTCCAGTCCAGACTGGAAGAGTGGGGAGAGCACGGTGGGGCTCTCACACCACGGCGGAGACGCCTGGGTGTTCGTGTGCCCGAGCTGCTGCTCGTGCTCGGGACGATGTGGCACCCGCACAGCTGAGCAGTGACGGCGACTGACTCCGGCCAGAGCGTTTTAATGATCCCAGCCACTACTTTACTCGGGGTTTTAGGCATGGAAATGTCCAGAAATGCTCCAGTAGTCTGCCAGCTGGGAGTGGGCTCCTGGGGGTCTGCTCTCCGAGCCGAGCTGTTTGCTGGCCGCGGGGCTGCCGCCAGTTGTGTGTGCAGGGaccccttcctccctccctccctcgccTCCCTCCCtcgcctccctccctcccagccagcctggggccCCGCAGAGGTGCGGGGCTGAGGAAGGCGCTGCGGAGCGCCCGGGGTCCCCGGAGcgctgtcactgcaggagccGCATGTCTGGCTCGTCATTAATCATCGCGGTCTGCGGTGATAATGGCCCATCCGAGCCAGGAGAGATAATAGCAATAAACAGACATCCCCAATGCCAACTGCTGAAAATTGGTTGTTGCCTCTTGCCGAGGGATAGAAATGTAGCTGAGCCTTGATTGAAAAATTCCGGGAAAGCTGCCTTATCTTATTGCTTTGCCAGATTAAAAAAGCCTCATACATAAAAATAGACCAAATGAATGAAGAATTTACAAACATCTATATTTTGTGTTAGGAATTGTGTTAAAATTAGGAAAACAGCTGAAGACACTGATTTATACAACTGTGACTATTTCAGGCAATGAAGGTTTACATATCACAGTTTAACAAGATAAAAGATCTCCCACAAAATACATAGATGACAGACAACTCATCTGAATTTGACATAACACAGCATCAAGTACACATGTAATGTGATGAACAGTGCCAGGTCATTCCCCAGTTAGGTAACATACAACCTCTTGAATAAGGCAATTCAAATATAACTCTTAATTCAAATCACAACATACCCAGGCAGCATGCAGGAAAAGtcatttattttgtatattGAAATGACACAACTTGCAACATGTTTCCATTTTATGTAGTTAGAGCAACAGGATATAAACCATtcaaataatatatatatatttatatatatctcAAGTCAACAGTTGTCTTTACTGGAATAAAGATTATCTGtttttggtaaaaataaaactatttgaATTCACTAATTAACAAAATGCACAGTGATCAGAAACCCAATTCTTCTCACCATTGTCTTCCCTGGCTCGCTCACGTTTCCCTGTGAcgcagcagctgcacagccccgGGTTCAGAGAGCCCAGGGGAACAAAGactccctggcagtgctcccCACGGCTGCAGAGTGCCACCCACGCCCCACGGACAGCAGtcctcccatcacacccacCACACCCTATGGCTTGGAAACTGCTTTTCCCACCTCCCTTCCCAATAAAACACTTACACACGTGCCTGACCTTGTGGGAGTCAAAAGCTGAATCGCTTGTGGAAACACATTCACTGGAACAgggcttttatttctttttttacccaTTAATTCCTCCAGACCTTTATGACCAAGACATTTAAGAAATTGTGAATCTGctcagaaggggaaaaaatctgaGCCAAGAATCTCTTTGAAGTGGTGGAGCCTAACAGACGTGGCTGAGGATTTATTTCCACGGCAGCAGACCTGGGGATCACAGAAGATAATGAAGGCTTTCCCTAGTATTGAAAAGTCATTTCAAAAGGGAGAAATGAAGAAGGGAAAGATTTTTCtctacaataataataataaaaaaaatagttatttctCAAAGACTAATCTAGGCAGCTTCTCCATGGTAAAAGGCTGTACTTCCCCGTTTTAACCTGCAGGAATGGATCCTCTTGCTAAAGTGTCCCCTGGTGGtgggctgtcccctgccctgtccccacgGGAGGAAGGGGACAGGTCTGGATGCCAGCAGGATTCCCTGTGCCACGGgttcagggctgctggcaggtgTGTGGAGGGAATGGCTTTGGACTGAAGCCCCACAAAGCTCTGGGTGAGGGTTCCCCATGTACCACAGGGCCTATTAAGGGCTAATAAATAAATCATGCTTATAAATAATGAAGTGTCTAAGACTGGATGCAAGGGGATCCAAATGCCCCAAGCCTGGGGATGGGATTCTAGGGAGATTTCTCTCCTTTGGGTAAGCtacacagcagccacagcagcagcagcagccaaggtcTTCCTGCTGGACAGCTGTCCCAGGCTTCAAACCCCTTCTGTCAGCCAGAGGAATTATGGGAGAAACCGGATTTTCAGAGTGATTGTTACTGGATCCTGTTTATCACCTTTGCACAGTTGTCTCGTGCCTCCCTACTACTCTATTTTCTGCTCTAGTAAAAAATCATTAGAATATTTCTTTGCCCttaaagatacaaaaaaaaatcttcaaaagaTATGGGGAGAAAGGTCCTTTCACAATGACATTCAgagcaaaaagagagaaacGACATCTTACAGATAATTAGAGAGCTATCTTTggcagaatatttaaaataaattatttttacaaatattttctgcagtcatatatttattttgaatagtTCACTTTCAGCTATAGGGTTCACTACTCTCTATTGATAGGAAAACAccacaaatataaaaatatatgagCTCAGCACAACTTTTAGGCTACCACGACTGTGTCCAATAATTTCAAAAGTTGTAGATCGATACCACGGAAAATATGAAACAGGTTTTCTAAGAGCGTGTGTCGGGTTAGAAGGTCACAGCTCGTGGCTGCTGTAGAGCACCCCAGGGAGGGCGGCTGGCTGGGcgtgggaagcagctggagaagccGGATGCTCGGAGCCAGTCTCTGCCCTCATCGGCCGTCTTCCCGCAGGGAATCGTCTCTCTCGGACCCCCAAGGCTTAGAGACGTCCTGCAGGGGGGTGGCTgcgggctggggagcagctgggtgaCAGCGGGCTCCGGCTGGGTGGGGCCGTGCCCGGCCGTGCTGTGCCCCGGGAGGGAGGCCAAGCGCGACCGCTCCCACTCCCGCAGCCGCCCCTTCCACCTTGTGCGGGAAAAGCACCGAGGGAGCCGCAGGCTTCGCCCTTGCACGGGGCCGGGCCCTGCCCCAGAGTGTgtccagagcccagcaggacGGGGACTCTGCTGGGAACCCCCAGCCCGAGCCGTGGTGGCCCAAGAAGGGGCCTTGCCTGGTGCCAATctccccctgcagcccgtgCCACCGAGTCCACCAAACATTGAGATTTacatattttgctttgtttatacAGCATGTACAGAATATACAGCATCGGACAATTATTTCCCAGTAGACTGGAAGTGTCTCCCAAGATGACCTCTTTTATcaacaaatatatatataaattgaCAGTAATAAAAGAGTCGTACCAACAAATATTATGGCTTTTCAAATAGTGTAGCTGCATTGTGCCATTGAATTTGTGAGGAACTgtgacagagacagagagactgggggggctccagctgctgagcccaggggtgGCCCTCAGCTTGGGGCACaagctggggcagggccagctcgTGGCACCAAGCACAGTGCAGGTGGCAGAGGGAAGGTGGAGTTCAGTTTATGACCCATGCTCTGGTTTCTGTCTCCAGGCAAACCAGCTCTCCTGCAAACTCTCAGCCCAGCTTTGGAATAATttggctgtgtccagctggggtctgcctgccctgtccctgctggggggACCAGGGGGCTGGTTGGGCTGTCAgagatctctctctctctctctctctctctctctctctctgtcaaGGTTTGCACAAGATGTCTCTCTGCCCTAGAGTGCCTTGTGGTTGTGAGGGGGACACACACAGGGTGATGGGTGACAGGATGGCGGTGGCAGGTGGCTTTGGGTGCGTCAGGAAGGGtggtcacagcctcctccctgcctgcctgccccgGGCTGCTCCGGGGCAGCTCCCCTcgggctgctgagcagggcccATTGGTGCCTGTCAGAGACTGGTGGGTgtcagaggagagcaggaaagtGAGAGCCATTCTTTCTGGAGCACATCCAAAATTCCAGAGGACAACttgccttggcagtgctgtccccagccaccaCCCTGGCATGGGGTGCCCATGAGGAGACTCAGCACAtgcctgctgcctgcctccccTCACGGGCTGCATCCAGCCACTGGCTGTCCCCATCACTTCTCAGGCTCACTTtgagctccttccctcctgcatccctctgTTCCAGGGGACCCTTGCTGTGGGGAGTGTCCAGCAAccctgggacaggctgtgcaggcagctccctgcccgAATCTCCCTCCACTCCTGAGAGGGACagtgggaggagctgctgacatGGATTACATCTCTGCCAAGAAAGATGTGCTCCTTTCTGAGATGGTTTCTCtggaaggaggagcagccatTCAAGTGTGCAGAAATGACTTTTGAGAACTGGAGTGGTCATTCAAGCATCAAGGTAATTGGGCCACTTCattacagcagaaaataagTGATGGATCTAAATTATCCCTACTGTAGGGTTTTTTAACTAATTCCCATCTCATTAATCTCTCCTTTGGAATATTATGGCCACTCCTTGCAGGCCTCTCTGGCTGATGCTCCCAGAAGGAAGCCCAGGTGTCTCCtttggctgtgcctgcaggatgCTGAGCTGCAAGCAGCCCCTCCCTCAGGGCAGCAGTGTGGGGAGCGAGTTCCATGGGGAACCTGCTGCCTTTGAGATGGGAGAGGTTTCCCAAGGACTGCCTGGCAGTCTGGCTGCTTTTTGCTGGGAATATCCTGTGGGCTTGTATTTGGGGAGCGAGGTAGGGCGTGGTCTGTCTACTCCGTGTCCTCACTTGATTAGCGGTGATGTTCTCACGTGGTGAACACCGGGTGTGCCAGAGACCTCTCCGGGCACAGGAGACACCAGGATGGATAAAGATGCCCATCACTGCTGAGTGGTCTTCAGGAAGTTCATTATTTGGATTTTACAACCTCATGCCAGGTCTTCTTGGCCCAGAGACCCAGGATACAAAGGGCTGCATTTCACAAACCCCTGCGTTTTGTGGGTTTTGCTAGCATGGCTGTGTGTCTTTCTGCAGGAGCAAGAAATCCTAGGAGAATTCACCACCTTCTGCCCTTCATCCACAAATAAAACTGCAGGATTGCTGGGCAATGTCCTCAACAGGTAGTCTTGAGAGCTGGactgtgtgcagagctgtgcctcctAATGCTTAATGCATTATGGAAAAAAGAAGTAGGACAAGTAttgtcagggaaaaaataaataacattttcctcCTTGCTAACACAGTGCCTGTAATGTAAGAGATATTATTGCCATCTTTTGCTCTCTTGAGCTGCAGAAAGTAGTGTATGTTTCCTGATTAAAGAGCAAGACAAGCAGGGCTCCTGCAAAGCTCCCTGCATGGGCGCATTTTTCTCAAGAGCTCACAAGATGAAGGAGGCAACATGGGGCAAGCAAATGAAGACACAAACAGGCATGAGTTTGTCCTCATTTGAGCAGGGGTGGTTCAGCCAAGGGCCAGCTCATCACAGCTCCTActgcaaggcagggcagggcacagggctggagctgaagcCAAGGGAGGCATCCCAGCATTTACATGAAACAAGGAGGAATCCACTTGTGCACCTCCCTATGTCCCTGGGAGTCACAAAGCTGCTGGTTTGTGAAAGCTTTCATTAATGTTCCCAAACGAGCTCTGGGAACTTTTGCAGCACCAGGATCCAGCCttgcctgtgccagcacagcactttCACAGGGACTTAGAAATTCTGTGTGTTTCTAAGTATCTCTGCAAAGCAGCTCATCTGCTAGAATGTCACATTTCTGTGAGTGAGGAACCTGCCAGGGGCTttgggctggggcagaggggcacaCACTCCTGGGGATGGCAGTGCCATGGACAGGCAATTTCCAtaaggaaagcagagcaaggCTGTGTTCCATGCAGGTCTCATCCTCCCATCTGTCAAGAGACTCCTCTGAGCTGGAAGAAATGGAGGAGAAATAAATCCCAGCTCCACAAAGAGGTTGGGAGGTGCAGGGAGAGAGCCCCGTGGCAGTCTCCCACGTGCTGCAAGGGTTTAGGAACTCCAAGCATGGATAAGCATCCCAAGCCATTGCAACTTGCTTGGGATGCTTATTTCCACTGCCCATTTCAAGCAAGAGTGGGAAAGCCTTGAACCCTCAGCTAAAGCAAATTTGTTTTGGAAGCATAGAGGACGTTTGGGTTGGGGGGTGGAGTTGGAGCATCTGTGGGACTTGATAATGGTGGAAATTCAGCAAAAAATCTTCAACAGACTAGTGAGTGAAGGACAGTGGCACAATAAAACCTATGCCTGTGGATAGTGGCTGTGATGGTGCCTGAGTGATGAGCAGGAGGGTTTGCGGGGTTTGTGTGGATGTTTGCCTGCTCCTTGGTTTTAGGGGCTCAGGTCCATGATGTGGGATGGTTCATCTTTGTCTTGAGACACAAACAGCAAGGCTGAGCTAATTAGTGCTGTGGTTCAGGGCAGTGAGGAAGGAAATCTGTCCCACACGGGAAACCCCcagctgaggggcaggagggagggacagaggagctTGGGAGAAGATGGAATGTGAAGAGGCTTCACAGGGGAGGCAAGcacagaggaggctgcaggctgGATTGTCACTGAGTGTAGATTTTGGGACCTTGAGATGGCTCAAGGCAGAATGTGGAGGACCCTGGCATGAGGTGGGGTCACTAATGGTCTCTGGAGGGGCAGAAAGCTTTCCTGGTGCAGAGCAACAGGCCAGGGGCTGTTTTGActcaaagagataaaaatactgTCTGGGGTTGGTGCCCATGGGCAGCCAGAGAAGCtggaagctgtgctgtgtctgtgcagaaaTCCAGGAGCATGCCCGTGCCtgtggcagccagggcaggggacacgCTGTGGCAGTGCTTGAACAAGGTTTCCAGATCTCAGTGGGAGCCCTTGGCACTCGTCCCTTCCCCATGCCCTCCGGTGCTGGGCATCCCCCTGGcacacccagctccagcagtgctccacagcactgctttgGGAGCACTGGGTGTCCCAGTGCCCTCTTCCACACTTGTGGTGAGGGCAGCCCCAAGCTGGCATTCCCtttgggaaaggggaaggagcCAAAGGAGAGGGTCATGAACCACCCTGGGGGCACTGAGTCCCAGGGGCAGGACTGCTGCTCTCGAGATGCTCCAGAGAGAGAGCAAGGCCCTGTGGAGACTCCTTGGATGCTCTCAGGGGCATCCCACAGGCAGAAAATCCTGCTGGTAGCAGCAAGCTCCAGGCTGTCTTTGCTGACAACAGCTCCTACTTGGCCAGGCAGGCCCCTTTCCCTTGCAGTGTCCCTTCCCTCCGTGTGAGGGGTACTGCTGGCTGGCAAGAGGTTCTTGGCACCTCCAGTTCCAACAGCAGAAAGGCTCAAGTCCTTAAAAGGTGAGGAATCTCACTGTATTTATTGTCCCTCGGTGCTTTTTGCAAGAATACGGATGCCTCTGGATGCTTTCCTGTGCAAGCCAATTTTTTACAGGATAAACAGGCTTTtccacagctgtgctgagcacaggtaTGGGCGTCAGTAGTTGGTCACTGCATGCTCAGAGAGGCCAGAGAGGTTCCTGGTGCTCTGCAAACACGTTTCTCCAAGTGGGCTTGGGTGCCAAAGCTTACAGAAAATAGTGCAAGGCTTTGTCCTGGAATTACATCGTCCAGCATTAAGTTTTCCTCACtttctggctgtgctcagctctgtcccTCCAGGAATGTAGTTGAACTTCCTCCTGAGTTATGGATATGGCCACCAACGCCGGCGATTCTTActtgagaatttaaaaatagctgtaaCCATAACACAGGGGCTCTGCTTCCCcagtccctgcaggcagcagaaataGAGCAGAGAGTTCACAGCCAGGCTCGTGACCACGGCGGGCTCCAGGCCCCCCTTCTCCCCTCTGTCCTGCCGGGGAGCAGGGATGAAGATGCACAAAGGAGTCTCACGATCGCCCCTCGCCCCagaggcaccaggggctgcctggcacaggtgacacaggggcAGGAGCCTCAtctgctggagaggaggggCTCACACCTCGGGATGGAgcagtccctgtgctgccctggcacaggtggcagCTGGGGTGGGCTCAGCCACGAGGCACTGCAGATCTGTggctctttccttttttcttgtgcCTTTTCCGAGTGTTCGGGCTGTGACTGGGATTTGCCTCCACGCCCACTGAGCCCTGAAGAGCTGGAAATACAGTTTGTCCACGATGGCAGGGGCTGTCACTTGTGTGTTCCTTCTGCTTGTCCCCACGTGCTTGGCAGTGGCCTCTGGAGTTATTTGGGTGTCTCCTGTCTCTGAGTGCCCTTTGGACACGTGCTGCATCCTTTTCCATGGAAAGGTTTGCCTTCGGGTGGTGGGGTGATGAGAGAGGGTGAGAGCAAATGGGGCAGGGAAATGGATGGAGGCCAAGGGTTTGAACTGCTGCTTCTGGCAACATCCATAAACCCAGGCCTTTACCAGAGGTGCTCGATGTTCTCCCTGTGCAGGCAAGGGTGGGAGGCTGGACGAGGAAGAGATGGGAGAGTTCTGGCATTGGACAGGGatccagggagctgagctgtgacAAGGCGTGACTGTGCCAGGGAtgtgcttcctcctgctgcctcccagcactgccagccagtGTCATCTCAGAGAGGGCAGTTCTCCTCTGCTTCTGAGGGCATGGTTTGAAGAGCAGACTGTGCAGAAGAGCAGGCCTGGCACCCTTGGGAATACCGcttcccctggctgctcccccGTGACCCCTCCTGGAGCCACTGGGCACACTCCGGTCCCAATGTGCACAGCCTTGGTAAAGATGCCCAAAAgcacacagctggcagagcagctgcatggACAGGGTTGGTGTTCAGCCTGTGACTTAGGCCTTGTCCTAAGCAAGCACTGCTCCATCATTCCCTTTGGAAAGCTCCATGAGCAGAAGAGTTATTTACTGCCTGCTAACCTGAGTGGGCACACAAGTCCCATTTGACTTGTTAATTACTTCAGCCAAGGCAATTCATTATGAAGAAGCAAATGATGAGGGGAAAACACCCACATCACCTCTCAGCAGATGCAATTACTGGGTCAGAAGAGCTGCTTTGCTCTCCCTATCCACTGCCTGGGAGAAGCACGTGGACATTGTCCGTGCTGTCTGCTGGGGAGTGTGGAAGGCAGTGCTTGCCTGGGGCCCATCTCCAGGGCTGGTGTTTGAGTTCAGCTGTCAGAGCAGGACCTCCCAGGCGTTGCAGGGAGGGTTTATCTGGGGACAGCTCAACAGGGAGGAACAACATCCCTGGTCATGGGGAGACTTtgctggctgagctgtgtcGAGGCACAGATGGGTCTGAAATGGCCCACGGCACCTGGACTGGGGCACGGGCAGGCACCTCtagggagcagcccagcctcGTGGGGTGCCTCAGATCTGCTGTGGCACCCACGGACCCTGCCCTGGCAATGCACCTCTTGCATTCTCCCTCATAGCTAGCACGTGGCTTAACCCAGCACAGGACACTGTGAGGCTGTAGCAAGAGCAGTTCTGTAGAGGACACAAGAAAGAGCTGCCTGGTACCTTGGGGGCACACCCACGGCTCTCCCCAAGCCTAGGGCAAGCCAGCAGAGgccagggacacagcacaggggcAGATCCTAGCCCCAGGAGGgtgggctgccctgcagctttGTCCCTGGGTGGTTTCCTGTATCCCCCTGAGAGTGGGGCAGGCtgtgagccctggcagcacacaCCGAGCCTGAGGCACCATGgagatggagagggagggagggagggcacgGGATGGGGCAGGGGCGGCCGTGCCAAGGCACCACTGCCCCTGCCAGAGGCAGAAACACGGGGAAGGCAAACCAATGAGTCAAGGAGGGATGGCTATGGAGGGGAAACAGCTGGAGGGgagagaagggtttttttccatagagAATATGCAGGAGCAGTACTGGGTCCATCAGGAATCATTACAAActttatttctctgtgcattGTGTACCATTGATAAGGATCATCACAATTAGTGGACTCACTGCCTATAG is from Serinus canaria isolate serCan28SL12 chromosome 3, serCan2020, whole genome shotgun sequence and encodes:
- the GINS1 gene encoding DNA replication complex GINS protein PSF1, whose product is MAAERGMDLVRELHRAAGGHLPPFRTEELRQALEEMRTLYERNQADVSEAKAGRTDLIFLIRFRHCCLLRNQRCLLAYLYDRLLRIRALRWEYGSVLPNTIQFHMSAEEVEWFNRYKKSLATYMRSVGGEEGLDLTQDIKPPKSLYIEVRCLRDHGEFEIDDGTTILLKKNSQHFLPRWKCEQLIRQGILEHVLS